Below is a window of Janthinobacterium lividum DNA.
CTTCCGCTCGCTGACCAGCACCATCTGCCTGTGCCAGGCGCTGTTCATCGCGCTGGCATACAAATTAGAGCTCGACATCGAAGAAATCCACACCCCAGGAGAACATGATGATTGAAGTAGCGTTGTTCGGCGCCGGACGCATCGGCAAAATCCACGCGGCCAACCTGGCTGCCCAACCCGGCGTGCAGTTCAAGTACGTCGTCGACGTCAACCAGGAAGCGGCCGCCGCGCTGGCCGGCCTGCATGGCGGCAGCAGCGCCTCCGTGGAAGCGGCGCTGGCCGACCCGGCCATCAAGGCCGTCGTCATCGCCTCCAGCACGGACACGCACGCGGACCTGATCCTGCGCTCGGCCGCCGCCGGCAAGGCCATCTTTTGCGAAAAGCCCGTCGACCTGACCCTCGACCGGGCGCGCGCCTGCGCCGCCGCAGTCAAGGAAGCCAAGGTCCTGTGCATGCTGGGTTTCCAGCGCCGCTACGATCCCACTTTCAATGCCGTCAAGACACGCATCGAGGCGGGCGAGATCGGCACGCCGGAATTGCTCGTGGTCACCAGCCGTGACCCGGGCCCGCCACCGGTCAGCTACATCAAGGTGTCGGGCGGCATCT
It encodes the following:
- the iolG gene encoding inositol 2-dehydrogenase, encoding MIEVALFGAGRIGKIHAANLAAQPGVQFKYVVDVNQEAAAALAGLHGGSSASVEAALADPAIKAVVIASSTDTHADLILRSAAAGKAIFCEKPVDLTLDRARACAAAVKEAKVLCMLGFQRRYDPTFNAVKTRIEAGEIGTPELLVVTSRDPGPPPVSYIKVSGGIFKDMLIHDFDIFRWILDDEAVSVHATGSCLVDPAIGEAGDLDTAVVTIRTAKGRLCQINASRRAAYGYDQRFEVLGSAGMLQAGNHKPTEVTAYGAVNVSVDKPEDFFLERYRVAYAQEMAHFFDALTHGTPLRTTVHDGLKALELAEAATLSWREQRVVTL